A single Brevundimonas sp. M20 DNA region contains:
- a CDS encoding SemiSWEET family sugar transporter, whose protein sequence is MSATLVANIIGTLAALCSITSFAPQAIKIWREKDASAVSLKTYSLTVSCFVLWVVYGLLIKAWPLIVANGCALVMASLVLAMKWRFR, encoded by the coding sequence ATGTCCGCCACCCTCGTCGCCAACATCATCGGTACGCTTGCCGCTCTGTGCTCGATCACCAGTTTCGCCCCGCAAGCAATCAAGATCTGGCGCGAGAAGGACGCCTCCGCCGTCTCGCTAAAGACCTATTCACTGACCGTCAGCTGCTTCGTGCTGTGGGTGGTCTATGGCCTGCTGATCAAGGCCTGGCCGCTGATCGTCGCCAATGGTTGCGCCCTCGTCATGGCCAGTCTGGTGCTGGCGATGAAATGGCGTTTCCGCTGA